The Comamonas sp. 26 DNA window GTGGTGTGAGCCAGCAGGCCGTCTTCTTCCATGATACGGATGGTTTCAACACCAGCGCGCATGGACAGGGGGTTGCCACCAAAGGTGGAGCCGTGGTTGCCGGCAGTCAGTACCTTGGCGGCTGCATTGTGCGCCACGACGGCGCCCACGGGCACGCCAGAGCCCAGACCCTTGGCGAGTGTCATCACGTCGGGCGTAATGCCTGCCCACTGGTGGGCAAACCACTTGCCGGTGCGGCCCATGCCGGCCTGCACTTCGTCCATCATCAGCAGCCAGCCCTTGGCATCGCACAACTCGCGCACCTTCTTCAGGTAGTCGGCGCGCATTGGGTGCAGGCCGCCTTCGCCCTGAATAGGTTCCATCAGGATGGCGACGATGTTGGGGTTGCCTTCGGTGGCTTCGATCAGGGCTTCGTAATCGTTGGGGGCAATGCGGGTGAAGCCGTCGAGCAGATCGCCAAAGCCGTTGCGAACCTTGGGGTTGGCGGTGGCGCTCATGGTAGCGATGGAGCGGCCATGGAAGGCGTGGTCATATACCACGATTTCGGGCTTGGCAATGCCCTTGTCCACGCCGTACTTGCGAGCGATCTTGATAGCAGCCTCATTGGCTTCAAGACCCGTGTTGCAGAAGAACACATTGGTCATGCCCGAGCGCTCGGTCAGCAGCTTGGCCAGCGTTTCCTGGCCGGGGATATGGTAGTAGTTGCTGGTGTGGATCAGCTTGGCCACCTGATCTTGCAGGGCGGGCACCAGCTTTGGGTGGTTATGGCCCAGCGTGTTGACGGCAATGCCGCCCAGCGCGTCCAGATATTCCTTGCCGTTTACATCCCATACGCGGCAGCCCTGGCCTCGCTCCAGCGCGATAGGAACGCGGCCGTAGGTGGGCATAACGTGGGGCGAAGCTGCCTCGATGAAAGCGGTCATTGCAAGAATCTCCTGGAAAAGGAAGGTCAATGGTGCGCATTGGCACCTTAAAAATGCGAGGCTTGATTTTAGGGTGCCCTGATAACCCCAACATTGCGGATTACGCATCGTTGCCATGCAATGAGCCTAGGTCATTGTGGGGTTGACAGCACGTCTCTTATACAAGAGTTAGAATGGTTCTTTGGGTATGTTGGCGGAGATCCTGCCCGGTTGCCCGGTTTTATTTAGCGAATATTTGATGGTTACCCCTTCCAGCAAAGAACTGTTCATCATGGGTATGACCCATGCCGGCAAAACTTTTCGACCCAGCGACTGGGCCGAGCGTCTGGCTGGGGTCATGAGTCAGTTCCGCCCCGGCGGAGCCTGCGCAGGCAGTCATCTGAGCTATTCACCCTGGTGCGTGCCCACAGTGATGAACGGCACCAAATGCGTGGTGATTAACCGAGACCTGCGCGACTATGAGCCCATGGCC harbors:
- a CDS encoding aspartate aminotransferase family protein, coding for MTAFIEAASPHVMPTYGRVPIALERGQGCRVWDVNGKEYLDALGGIAVNTLGHNHPKLVPALQDQVAKLIHTSNYYHIPGQETLAKLLTERSGMTNVFFCNTGLEANEAAIKIARKYGVDKGIAKPEIVVYDHAFHGRSIATMSATANPKVRNGFGDLLDGFTRIAPNDYEALIEATEGNPNIVAILMEPIQGEGGLHPMRADYLKKVRELCDAKGWLLMMDEVQAGMGRTGKWFAHQWAGITPDVMTLAKGLGSGVPVGAVVAHNAAAKVLTAGNHGSTFGGNPLSMRAGVETIRIMEEDGLLAHTTEVGEYLKAQLHAALSSLDGYVEVRGQGLMIGVELTKPCGQLIGQAAEAGLLLSVTADTVIRLVPPLILSKAEADEIVAKLKPLVQAVLAA
- a CDS encoding DUF3579 domain-containing protein: MVTPSSKELFIMGMTHAGKTFRPSDWAERLAGVMSQFRPGGACAGSHLSYSPWCVPTVMNGTKCVVINRDLRDYEPMAWDFCLNFAKDNDLQVAEACLLPDKAQADKG